GCAGGAGAAATTACGGAAGGTGTAATTACTGAGCTTGAGAGCTTGTTAGGGAAAGATGACATTATTATTGACGGTGGGAATGCAAACTATAAAGAATCATTAGCACGTTCAGCTCGTCTTGCTGAGAAAGGCATCCATTTCTTAGATGTTGGTACAAGTGGAGGAACAGATGGAGCTCGTAACGGTGCTTGTACAATGGTTGGCGGAAATAAAGATGCATTTAGTTATGTAGAAGAGATTTTCAAAGATATTTGTGTTGAAAAAGGATACTTATACACAGGTGAAAGTGGAAGTGGTCACTTCTTGAAAATGGTTCATAACGGAATTGAATATGGCATGATGCAAGCAATGGCAGAAGGATTCGATGTATTAGAAAAAAGTCCATATGACTACGACTATAAAGAGGTTGCTCGCGTTTGGAATAACGGCTCTGTTATTCGCTCATGGCTTATGGAACTTATTGAAAATGCATTCTCGAAAGATCCAAAGTTAGAAGGTTTGAAAGGAATTATGCAATCTTCAGGAGAAGGAAAATGGACTGTAGAAACAGCTCTTGATTATCAAGTAGCAACACCTGTTATTGCTCTTTCTCTTATGATGCGTTACCGTTCATTAGAAGACGATACATTCTCTGGTAAAGTCGTAGCCGCACTTCGTAATGAATTTGGTGGGCACAGTGTTGTTAATAAATAAACAAGCATAGAGGAGAAACATAAAGGAGGAAGGAACATGGGAGAAAAATATGTACTAGGGGTCGATATTGGTACAACAAGTACGAAAGCTGTTTTGTTTTCACCAGCAGGCAAAGTCATTGAAAAGCATGGGGTTGAGTATCCACTGTTTTCTCCAACTCCAGCAACAGCAGAGCAAGATCCAGAAATGATTTTTGCAGCTGTTATTGAAAGCATTAAAGAAACAGTGGCAAAAAGCAACGTTAATGCTGAAGATATTGTATGCGTATCATTTAGTTCCGCTATGCACAGTATTGTAGCTGTGGATAAAAAGGGAGAACCCCTTACTAAATGTATCACATGGGCAGATAACAGAAGTGCACATTGGGCTCAAAAAATTATGGATGAATATAATGGCCATGAAATTTATTTGCGCACAGGTACACCTGTTCATCCAATGGCTCCGCTCTCAAAATTGTTGTGGCTAAAGGAAGAGCATAACGAGTTATTTTCTGCTGTGCATAAGTTTGTATCAATTAAAGAATATGTTTTCTACAAGCTTTTCCATGAATATGTTGTAGACTATTCGATTGCTTCTGCAACAGGAATGTTTAACTTGCAAAATCTTGATTGGGATGAGGAAGCTCTTGAAGTTGCAGGAGTGACAAAAGATCATCTTTCTAAACCGGTTTCAACAACGCATTCTTTAACAGGCTTGGATGAAAAGTTTGCACAGGAAACAGGTCTTCTTGCTTCAACTCCATTTGTTGTTGGTGCAAGTGACGGCGTTTTATCAAACTTAGGGGTAGATGCAATCGACCCAGGTGTTGTAGCTGTTACAATTGGGACAAGCGGAGCTATTCGTGCTGTAACAAATAAGCCTGTAACAGATCCGAAAGGTCGCATTTTTTGCTATGCGCTAACAGATGATCACTGGGTAATCGGGGGACCTGTGAATAACGGAGGCATGATTTTCAGATGGGTTCGCGACCAGCTTGGAGAGCAAGAAATTCAAAAAGCAAGAGAGCTTGGTAAGAATTCATATGATCTATTAACTGAAATGGCTTCTAACGTTAAAGCAGGAGCTGAAGGGTTAATTTTTCACCCATATCTAGCAGGAGAACGTGCTCCATTATGGGATGCTAATGCCCGAGGTTCATTCTTTGGATTAGGACTTCATCATAAGCGAGAACACATGGTGCGAGCTGTTTTAGAAGGCATTTTATTCAATCTTTATACTGTGCTTCTTGCTTTAAGTGAGTTAATTGGAGAACCAAAGAAGATTAAAGCTACAGGCGGATTCGCTCGATCAGAGGTTTGGCGTCAAATGATGGCCGATATCTTTGGACAGGAAGTAACGGTTCCGGAAAGCTTTGAAAGCTCATGCTTAGGTGCAGCTCTGCTTGGCCTTTACAGTATTGGAGAGATTGACTCCCTAAATGCTGTATCTTCAATGGTTGGAGAAACTCATCAACATACACCAAATGAAGAGAATGCTCAAAC
The sequence above is drawn from the Priestia filamentosa genome and encodes:
- the gntK gene encoding gluconokinase, with the translated sequence MGEKYVLGVDIGTTSTKAVLFSPAGKVIEKHGVEYPLFSPTPATAEQDPEMIFAAVIESIKETVAKSNVNAEDIVCVSFSSAMHSIVAVDKKGEPLTKCITWADNRSAHWAQKIMDEYNGHEIYLRTGTPVHPMAPLSKLLWLKEEHNELFSAVHKFVSIKEYVFYKLFHEYVVDYSIASATGMFNLQNLDWDEEALEVAGVTKDHLSKPVSTTHSLTGLDEKFAQETGLLASTPFVVGASDGVLSNLGVDAIDPGVVAVTIGTSGAIRAVTNKPVTDPKGRIFCYALTDDHWVIGGPVNNGGMIFRWVRDQLGEQEIQKARELGKNSYDLLTEMASNVKAGAEGLIFHPYLAGERAPLWDANARGSFFGLGLHHKREHMVRAVLEGILFNLYTVLLALSELIGEPKKIKATGGFARSEVWRQMMADIFGQEVTVPESFESSCLGAALLGLYSIGEIDSLNAVSSMVGETHQHTPNEENAQTYQELSSIYIRLARLFKEEYANIAAFQEKQS
- the gnd gene encoding phosphogluconate dehydrogenase (NAD(+)-dependent, decarboxylating), whose protein sequence is MEIGIVGLGKMGFNLALNLLDHKHEVAAFDVAKESVQNIEKEGAKGAYSIEELVSKLPERKVVWVMVPAGEITEGVITELESLLGKDDIIIDGGNANYKESLARSARLAEKGIHFLDVGTSGGTDGARNGACTMVGGNKDAFSYVEEIFKDICVEKGYLYTGESGSGHFLKMVHNGIEYGMMQAMAEGFDVLEKSPYDYDYKEVARVWNNGSVIRSWLMELIENAFSKDPKLEGLKGIMQSSGEGKWTVETALDYQVATPVIALSLMMRYRSLEDDTFSGKVVAALRNEFGGHSVVNK